A single window of Arvicola amphibius chromosome 15, mArvAmp1.2, whole genome shotgun sequence DNA harbors:
- the Pou4f2 gene encoding POU domain, class 4, transcription factor 2, with protein MCAFYLQLQSNIFGGLDESLLARAEALAAVDIVSQSKSHHHHPPHHSPFKPDATYHTMNTIPCTSAASSSSVPISHPSALAGTHHHHHHHHHHHHQPHQALEGELLEHLSPGLALGAMAAPDGTVVSTPAHASHMATMNPMHQAALSMAHAHGLPSHMGCMSDVDADPRDLEAFAERFKQRRIKLGVTQADVGSALANLKIPGVGSLSQSTICRFESLTLSHNNMIALKPILQAWLEEAEKSHREKLTKPELFNGAEKKRKRTSIAAPEKRSLEAYFAIQPRPSSEKIAAIAEKLDLKKNVVRVWFCNQRQKQKRMKYSAGI; from the coding sequence ATGTGTGCCTTCTACTTACAATTGCAGAGCAATATATTCGGCGGGCTGGATGAGAGTCTGCTGGCCCGTGCGGAGGCTTTGGCCGCCGTGGACATCGTCTCCCAGAGTaagagccaccaccaccatccgccCCACCACAGTCCCTTCAAGCCGGACGCCACTTACCACACCATGAACACCATCCCGTGCACGTCGGCCGCTTCTTCTTCGTCTGTGCCCATCTCGCACCCATCCGCGCTGGCAGGcacccaccatcaccatcaccatcaccatcaccaccaccaccagccacACCAGGCGCTGGAGGGCGAGCTGCTGGAGCACCTGAGCCCCGGGCTGGCCCTGGGAGCCATGGCGGCCCCCGACGGTACGGTGGTGTCCACTCCAGCTCACGCGTCGCACATGGCCACCATGAACCCCATGCACCAAGCAGCTCTGAGCATGGCTCACGCTCACGGGCTGCCCTCGCACATGGGCTGCATGAGCGACGTGGATGCAGACCCGCGGGACCTGGAGGCGTTCGCCGAGCGCTTCAAGCAGCGACGCATCAAACTGGGAGTGACCCAGGCAGATGTGGGTTCGGCACTAGCCAACCTCAAGATCCCGGGCGTGGGCTCGCTCAGTCAGAGCACCATCTGCAGGTTCGAGTCGCTCACGCTGTCACACAACAACATGATCGCGCTCAAGCCTATCCTGCAGGCGTGGCTGGAGGAGGCTGAGAAATCCCACCGTGAAAAGCTCACCAAGCCAGAGCTCTTCAACGGCGCGGAGAAGAAGCGCAAACGCACGTCCATCGCGGCGCCGGAAAAGCGCTCCCTGGAAGCCTACTTCGCCATCCAGCCAAGGCCCTCCTCCGAGAAGATCGCTGCCATCGCCGAGAAGCTGGATCTCAAGAAAAACGTGGTGCGCGTCTGGTTCTGcaaccagaggcagaagcagaagagaatgaAATATTCCGCCGGCATTTAG